AAGGACAGATGGCGACCGTTCGTTTGACGGGCCTAAACGCCAGAACAACGCCAATTCTAGAAGGAGAGGTTTACTATGTCTCCGCGGATGCGATCCTAGATCGACGTCAGGAAGTACCACAAGAAGTCTACATCGCGCGGGTTTCTGTTACACCCGAACAGCTAGACCGCGTGCGGGGGTTTGCTCCTGCCCCAGGTATGCCCGCTGAAATCATGATCCAAACAGAAGCGCGGACATTCTTTCAGTATTTGATCAAGCCGATCACAGACAGCATGAACCGCGCTTTCAGGGAACAGTAATTTAATAACTGCCGGCGCAAACATCCGCGCCGGCATACACACGGTTACCCACCAGCCGGACTGCGCATCAAGCCCAGTGTCGAGGCTGTCGCTTCGAAGCTCGGGGTTACGAAATCGCCTGAATTAAGGTTGTCATCATAAAACGGAAACCACGGTCCGCCCATGCCTTCAGTCGTGGACCAAACCTGACCTTGCGCATCAATCATATAGCGGGTGCAAACCTTAACTTCGCGGGTTTGAATCGTAAAATCCTGCCGCCAAGCCCACGTACCATCATAACACATCCGGCTGGCGGTGGTGACGGCCCAAGTTCCATACCCAATACTTTGCTCTGACGGATTTACAGCGCGAAACGTGCCATCCGCCGCCCAGAACGCCGCCGACCCGCCGCCCCAATCAACCGTGCGACCCGAAAACATCCGAAGCAGCGCAGTCGGGTCTGCAA
This Octadecabacter temperatus DNA region includes the following protein-coding sequences:
- a CDS encoding DUF995 domain-containing protein, translated to MTVLKYLKPWKAAPILIALSFATPMFGESTTRARIPDGASLADPTALLRMFSGRTVDWGGGSAAFWAADGTFRAVNPSEQSIGYGTWAVTTASRMCYDGTWAWRQDFTIQTREVKVCTRYMIDAQGQVWSTTEGMGGPWFPFYDDNLNSGDFVTPSFEATASTLGLMRSPAGG